The genome window AGTATCGGTACCAGCTCCAAAAGAGGGAGAAGGACGCCCGGAAGAAACAGAAAGTACAGACCCTGAAAGAGATGAAGATGCGCCCCAAGATCGACGAGCACGACTACAACTTCAAGGTCAAGGCCATAAAAAACTTTCTTGAGGACGGGCACAGGGTGAAGGTATCCGTATTCTTCCGAGGCAGGGAGATGGCCTTCCTCAACAAGGGTGAGGAGGTCCTCTCGAGGGTTGTTCAGGACTGCAGCGGCCTGGGTAGGAGCGAGGGAAGACCCCGCATGGAGGGGCGCTACATGAGGATCATGATGACTCCTCTGCCACAGGCCCAGTTGAAGCAGGCTGAAAAATCGAGCGCGAAGGACGGCTCCCGAAAGGCCTCCGACAACTCGAGGCAGGCCAAGAACGAGACCTTGCCGGTAATGGTGCCGAGCCAGGCGTCTTCCGAGTAGCCCGGGCCAATAAATTAATTTGCGATGACGTCAAGCTCGCCGATCGCGTTTTTTGCGGCGGGCTTTTATCTTGATACAACACTCGAGGAAGGAGGATTCAGAAGATGGCTAAACATAAGACCCATTCGGGGGCGAAAAAGAGGTTTTCCTACACTGGGACCGGCAAACTTTCCTACAGAAGAGTGGGGAGAGGGCACAATCTCACGGTCAAGGGAACTGCGCGCAAGCGCAAGCTGCGCAAGACCGGCTATGTGGACGACGCGGATTGCAAGAGGCTTAAGAAGCTTCTGCCTTTTGGCTAAGACGAGTTCTATTTTACGAAAGAGGTGACATGCGATGCCCCGAGTCAAAGGCGGTAGCGCAAGCGATAGAAAAAGAAAGAAACTTTTCGCTGTAACAAAGGGTTTTTGGGGACGCAAGAAGAACGTCTACAGAAGAGCCAGAGAGGCCTATCTTCACTCCCTCTCCAGGGCGTACATAGATAGAAGGCGCAGAAAGAGAGATTTTCGCAGGCTGTGGATCACCAGGATTAACGCGGCCTCCAGATCCTGCGGGTTGTCATACAGCTCTTTCATGAACGGGCTGAAAAAGGCCGGAATCGTCATAAACCGGAAGATGCTATCCGATCTTGCGGTCAACGATATGGCGGCCTTCACCCAGCTGACCGTCAGAGCGAAGGAGGCCCTGGGCAAGTAATCCGGGGCCGACCATACCAGTTCGGAAGCGTCGCGGCCCCTGCGCCTTATAAGGCGAGGGGCCTTTTTTCATGGCGGGCGCGATGATGAAAAATATGGAGCGCACCTGCCCGTGATGATATAATCCACGGTAAACAATTGAATCGTCCTTTAGGATGGGAGGAGACGGCGCATGACGCCCATTAGTGCAAAACTCGACACAATCGAGCAGGAATTCATGGAACAACTATCGGAGGCGGACTCCTCGGAGGCGATTCAGCGGGTCAAGGTCGCCTTTCTCGGAAAGAAGGGGACCGTCACCTCCTTCCTGAAAACCCTGGGCTCTCTGCCTCCAGATGAGCGTCCCGCGGCCGGACAGGCGGTGAACACCCTTCGCGACCGCATGGACGAGATGATCGAGAGGAAGAGGGCGTTGCTGGAGGGGGAGGAGGCGGATGCCGCCGAAAGGGCGTCCTTCGTCGACGTGACCCTTCCGCCGAGGGGCAGGGGTGCCGGAGGAATACATCCGGTCGAACAGATGACCCACGACGTGGTAGAGATCCTTGCCGGCCTCGGCTTCTCCGTGGCCCTCGGGCCGGAGATAGAGGAGGACTTCTACAACTTCGAGGCGCTGAACATCCCCCCGTCCCATCCGGCCAGGGATATGCAGGACACTTTCTACTTCCCCGACGGCAGGCTTCTTAGGACTCATACCTCTCCCGTCCAGGTGAGGTCCATGCTACGACACGGCGCCCCTATCAGGATAGTTTGCCCCGGAAAAGTCTATCGCCGCGACAGCGACCCGACCCACTCCCCCATGTTCAACCAGCTCGAAGGGCTGCTGATAGACAGGGACATATCGGTGGCGGACATGAAGGGATGCTTGGAGACCCTCATGGCCGCCATCTTCTCCCGTCCGTTGAAGGCCCGGTACAGGGCCAGCTACTTCCCCTTCACCGAGCCCTCCCTGGAGCTCGACATAGAGTGCGTCGAGTGCTCGGGCAGCAACCCGTCCTGCAGGATCTGCAGGGGTAGCGGATGGCTCGAGGTGGCCGGAATGGGAATGGTCCATCCAACCGTCGTGCGATACGGAGGGATAGACCCGACGGTCTACAACGGGTTCGCATGGGGTATCGGGCTCGACCGCATCGCCATGCTCAAGTACGGTCTTACAGACCTGCGTGTCCTTTTCGAAGGAGACGTGCCATATCTTCTCTCGGGGAGGAGCTTCTGATGCTTATATCCTGGAACCTTCTGAACGAAATACTTGCGATCCCCGCCTCCCTGGAGGAGGTCGCCGAGCGCCTGACACTCACGGGCTGCGAGGTAGAGTCCATAGACTACCCGTGCGCCCGGCTAGAGGGGGTCCTCTCCGCCGTCATCGAGAAGCTGGAGAGGCATCCTGCGAGGGAGAACCTGTATGTCGCGACCGTGGAGGACGGTGCGGGGAGCGCTCTGGTTGCAACGGCCGCGCCCAACCTGTCGGAGGGGGACGTGGTCCCGTGGGGTCGACCGGGCGCCGTCCTCGCCGACGGTTCAGTTCTCGGCACAAGGGACTTCGACGGGGTGGAGAGCCAAGGCATGCTCCTGTCCGCCTCGGAGCTGGGCGTCCCGGAGGTCGCGGACGAATTCGGCATTCTGAGGCTCCCCGCGGACACATCGCCCGGGGAGGATGTGAAGGCCCTCATGGGACTGGACGACGCCGTGCTGGACCTGTCGGTGACGCCCAACCGGGGCGACCTGCTGAGCATGCTCGGGGTGGCCAGGGAGGTCTTCGCCCTCTTTCCCGGTGCTGAGTGGAAGGACAACCCGCTGGACATCAAGATCGACGGCGGAAAGGAGTGGCCCGGGGAACTGGAGTTCAGGGGGATCTCCCTGGAGGACGAAGGGTGCTCTCTATACTGCATGGGGTTGATAACCGGCCTTGAGCAGGGCGCGTCGCCTCTGAAGATCAGGGTCCTTCTGACCCTTCTCGGCATGAGGCCGATATCCGCCATGGTGGACGCCACCAACTTCGCGATGCTGATGTTGGGACAGCCGACTCACGCCTTCGACGCCGCCTACCTGCCGGCCAGGGAGATCACAGTGCGCCGCGCACGGGAGGGTGAGGGTGTTACGACCCTGGACGGAAAGGATCATGACCTCA of Synergistaceae bacterium contains these proteins:
- the rpmI gene encoding 50S ribosomal protein L35, with product MAKHKTHSGAKKRFSYTGTGKLSYRRVGRGHNLTVKGTARKRKLRKTGYVDDADCKRLKKLLPFG
- the rplT gene encoding 50S ribosomal protein L20; the encoded protein is MPRVKGGSASDRKRKKLFAVTKGFWGRKKNVYRRAREAYLHSLSRAYIDRRRRKRDFRRLWITRINAASRSCGLSYSSFMNGLKKAGIVINRKMLSDLAVNDMAAFTQLTVRAKEALGK
- the pheS gene encoding phenylalanine--tRNA ligase subunit alpha, with protein sequence MTPISAKLDTIEQEFMEQLSEADSSEAIQRVKVAFLGKKGTVTSFLKTLGSLPPDERPAAGQAVNTLRDRMDEMIERKRALLEGEEADAAERASFVDVTLPPRGRGAGGIHPVEQMTHDVVEILAGLGFSVALGPEIEEDFYNFEALNIPPSHPARDMQDTFYFPDGRLLRTHTSPVQVRSMLRHGAPIRIVCPGKVYRRDSDPTHSPMFNQLEGLLIDRDISVADMKGCLETLMAAIFSRPLKARYRASYFPFTEPSLELDIECVECSGSNPSCRICRGSGWLEVAGMGMVHPTVVRYGGIDPTVYNGFAWGIGLDRIAMLKYGLTDLRVLFEGDVPYLLSGRSF
- a CDS encoding translation initiation factor IF-3; the encoded protein is MVVRKGEGDPRVNRGITAKEVLIIDENGVKLGVLPTSEGIAMAEEKMLDLVEVAPQANPPVCRILDYGKYRYQLQKREKDARKKQKVQTLKEMKMRPKIDEHDYNFKVKAIKNFLEDGHRVKVSVFFRGREMAFLNKGEEVLSRVVQDCSGLGRSEGRPRMEGRYMRIMMTPLPQAQLKQAEKSSAKDGSRKASDNSRQAKNETLPVMVPSQASSE